The following proteins are encoded in a genomic region of Fusarium keratoplasticum isolate Fu6.1 chromosome 9, whole genome shotgun sequence:
- a CDS encoding Lipase-3 domain-containing protein yields MRLLPLLSVVTLAAASPIASVQEYTDALEKRAITASQLDYENFKFYIQHGAAAYCNSETASGQKITCNDNGCKGIEANNAIIVASFVGTGTGIGGYVSTDNVRKEIVLSIRGSSNIRNWLTNVDFGQSSCSYVRDCGVHTGFRNAWDEIAQRARDAVAKARAMNPSYKVISTGHSLGGAVATLGAADLRSKGTPVDIFTFGAPRVGNAELSAFITAQAGGEFRVTHGRDPVPRLPPIVFGYRHTSPEYWLAGGASTKIDYTVNDIKVCEGAANLACNGGTLGLDIIAHLRYFQNTDACTAGGISWKRGDKAKRDEIPKRQESMTDEELEQKLNDYVAMDKEYVDSHKI; encoded by the exons ATGCGCCTGCTGCCTCTCCTCTCGGTCGTCACGCTCGCTGCGGCGAGCCCTATAGCATCCGTCCAGGAGTACACTGAcgccttggagaagagag CCATCACCGCCTCTCAACTTGACTATGAAAACTTCAAGTTTTACATCCAGCATGGTGCCGCAGCATACTGCAACTCCGAGACAGCCTCTGGCCAAAAAATAACCTGCAACGACAACGGCTGCAAAGgcatcgaggccaacaaCGCAATCATCGTAGCATCCTTCGT CGGAACAGGCACGGGTATCGGAGGCTACGTCTCCACTGACAACGTGCGCAAGGAGATTGTCCTCTCGATCcgcggcagcagcaacatccGCAACTGGCTCACCAACGTCGACTTTGGCCAGTCTAGCTGCTCCTACGTCCGCGACTGCGGAGTCCACACGGGCTTCCGCAATGCCTGGGATGAGATTGCCCAGCGCGCGAGGGACGCCGTTGCCAAGGCCCGCGCCATGAACCCGTCCTACAAGGTCATCTCCACGGGCCACTCTCTCGGCGGTGCTGTCGCAACTCTGGGTGCCGCTGACCTGAGGTCCAAGGGAACCCCCGTTGACATCTTCACCTTTGGTGCTCCCCGTGTGGGCAACGCTGAACTCTCAGCATTCATTACGGCCCAGGCCGGCGGCGAGTTCCGCGTCACTCATGGTCGTGATCCCGTGCCCCGTCTGCCTCCCATCGTCTTTGGCTACAGACACACATCGCCCGAGTACTGGCTGGCCGGCGGTGCATCCACCAAGATCGACTACACCGTCAACGACATCAAGGTCTGTGAAGGCGCTGCCAATCTCGCCTGCAACGGCGGTACACTAGGCCTGGATATCATCGCTCATCTGCGCTACTTCCAGAACACCGATGCCTGCACAGCGGGCGGTATCTCCTGGAAGAGAggggacaaggccaagcgtGACGAGATCCCCAAGCGCCAGGAGAGCATGACGGATGAGGAGTTGGAgcagaagctcaacgacTATGTTGCCATGGACAAGGAGTACGTGGACAGCCATAAGATCTAG
- a CDS encoding N-acetyltransferase domain-containing protein gives MDARPCKDIQEATASEPMTLDEEYENQQSWRTSSDKLTFIVCAPLEESTSVVKAGTADADELMRGDINFFLHNYEASEEEEALAQEQNWLTGEVDVMIASPSHRGRGMGRAAVQALLTYLRRHMGEMLAEYGGGELKGLMVKIKESNAGSRALFDKMGFEQRGGVNYFGEVVMVKGWDDGVEEEKAYEELGYEGIVE, from the exons ATGGATGCAAGACCCT GCAAGGACATTCAAGAGGCTACGGCTTCGGAGCCCATGACGCTGGACGAAGAGTACGAGAACCAGCAGTCGTGGCGCACTTCTTCAGACAAGCTCACCTTTATCGTGTGTGCACCGCTTGAGGAGTCTACGTCTGTGGTTAAAGCTGGCACGGCGGATGCAGATGAACTCATGCGAGGCGACATCAACTTTTTCCTCCACAACTACGAAGCctcggaagaagaagaagccctcGCCCAAGAGCAAAACTGGCTCACGGGCGAAGTAGACGTGATGATAGCCTCCCCGTCACACCGCGGGCGGGGCATGGGCCGGGCCGCTGTACAGGCTCTCCTCACGTACCTCCGCAGACACATGGGAGAAATGCTGGCCGAGTACGGAGGAGGCGAGCTCAAGGGTCTgatggtcaagatcaaggagagcaaCGCGGGGAGCAGGGCGCTGTTTGACAAGATGGGGTTTGAGCAGAGGGGCGGGGTTAATTACTTTGGCGAGGTGGTCATGGTGAAGGGGTgggatgatggagttgaagaggagaaggcgTATGAGGAGCTGGGGTATGAGGGCATCGTGGAATAG
- a CDS encoding Ornithine decarboxylase codes for MVMATAVLDTYNHNVNHPHIALKRPIYQEPLEQHGVITPKQLIGEALHQRVEAIDHEMCDPGDEDTFFVADLGEVYRQHLRWKKNLPRVRPFYAVKCNPDTQIIKLLAELGTGFDCASKAEIEQVLSLGLSPDRIIYAQPCKTNSYVRYVKTAGVKQMTFDNSDELYKIAKLYPGAELFLRIMTDDSESMCRFSMKFGAAMETAEGLLALAKHLGLNVVGVSFHVGSGASDPLAFYKAVRDAHTVFQQARELGFDMRTLDVGGGFSGDTFETMAEVLREALDEFFPPGCGVDIMAEPGRYYVATAFTIACNIIARRTVEDPTLDGKGYMVYVNDGVYGNFSNIVFDHQTPVAKILRASGKTLYETPSAHPVPTGEGVEYSIWGPTCDGIDRVTESIRFDPILDVGDWLYFEDMGAYTKCSATQFNGFSNAHDVIYVCSEPGAKALLGL; via the exons ATGGTTATGGCAACGGCTGTCCTCGACACCTACAACCACAATGTCAATCACCCTCATATCGCATTAAAGAGACCCATCTACCAGGAACCTCTTGAGCAACATGGCGTGATTACCCCAAAGCAGCTTATTGGCGAGGCTCTCCACCAGCGTGTGGAGGCCATCGACCATGAGATGTGCGACCCTGGCGATGAAGACACCTTCTTCGTCGCGGACCTTGGCGAGGTCTACCGCCAGCACCTTCGCTGGAAGAAGAACCTGCCTCGCGTCCGCCCCTTCTATG CCGTCAAGTGCAACCCCGACAcccagatcatcaagctcctcgccgagctcgGCACCGGCTTCGATTgcgcctccaaggccgagatcgagCAGGTCCTTTCCCTGGGACTTAGCCCTGACCGCATCATCTACGCCCAGCCTTGCAAGACCAACTCGTACGTCCGTTACGTCAAGACTGCTGGCGTCAAGCAGATGACCTTTGACAACTCCGATGAGCTCTACAAGATCGCCAAGCTCTACCCCGGAGCCGAGCTCTTCCTCCGCATCATGACCGACGATAGCGAGAGCATGTGCCGTTTCAGTATGAAGTTTGGTGCCGCCATGGAGACCGCTGAGGGCCTGCTGGCTCTCGCCAAGCACCTCGGTCTCAACGTCGTCGGTGTCAGCTTCCACGTCGGCTCCGGAGCCTCCGACCCTCTGGCCTTTTACAAGGCCGTTCGCGACGCCCATACCGTCTTCCAGCAGGCCCGCGAGCTTGGCTTCGACATGCGAACCCTCGATGTTGGAGGTGGCTTCTCCGGCGACACCTTTGAGACGATGGCCGAGGTCCTCCGTGAAGCTCTCGACGAGTTCTTCCCCCCCGGTTGCGGAGTcgacatcatggccgagCCTGGCCGCTACTACGTCGCCACGGCCTTCACCATCGCCTGCAACATCATTGCTCGACGAACTGTCGAGGACCCCACCCTCGACGGCAAGGGCTACATGGTCTATGTCAACGATGGCGTCTACGGCAACTTTTCCAACATCGTCTTCGATCACCAGACCCCCGTCGCAAAGATCCTCCGCGCCTCTGGCAAGACCCTCTACGAGACCCCCTCTGCTCACCCAGTTCCCACTGGTGAGGGTGTCGAGTACTCCATCTGGGGCCCGACCTGCGACGGCATCGACCGCGTCACCGAGAGCATCCGCTTCGACCCCATCCTCGACGTCGGCGACTGGCTCTACTTTGAGGACATGGGCGCCTACACCAAGTGCTCTGCCACTCAGTTCAATGGCTTCTCCAACGCTCACGACGTCATCTATGTCTGCAGCGAGCCTGGTGCCAaggcccttctcggcctgtGA
- a CDS encoding Methionine--tRNA ligase, with protein sequence MRAFRLQSLRGLRQVQSRFPRQSSWVCSGCRVYQSQHRWSSDSSSDKSKEKPYYITTPIFYVNAAPHIGHLYTMVLADVLKRWQQINGKEALLCTGTDEHGMKIQQAAAKEGMPPKEFCDNNASKFKDLAEVANISHDFFIRTTDEDHKSVVEQFWLLLKTRAPEGLGLYKGQHEGWYCVSDECFYPEDLVQPSVVPQTGRKIMASIETGNEVEWVTEDTWFFPLSKYKEKLLKFYDENPDWIQPAHRMNEVRNWVEHHLEDLSITRPASRLSWGIKDPEDPSNTIYVWVDALINYITKAGFGSKWHVDSADKGIWPADVQVVGKDIIRFHAIYWPALLMAVGLPLPKKIVCHNHWTMSNRKMSKSLGNVVNPFFAVQRWNLDPLRYFLMRNGSFKGDMSYANDFIIVAYEKELQANIGNLFNRISRNKTGRWSTLEATEFAREGKFNDIAGLAAEGPDLLSLESTLETAPEKIRNEMDDINLSGALREVFELLRETNRFISDTAPWHMVKDTSPDARVRLNWVIYRSAEALRIAGIMLQPVMPTKAGELLDGLGVKLERRTVEFAAKGADLEYGVAPLQPQKLGDSGKKIDPKPNAWASLFPPVSGIELPDYEAVTGQAAPAKAGKTKNRLSRVAASLAEEARQTPGN encoded by the exons ATGAGGGCGTTTCGACTTCAATCTTTGCGCGGCCTGCGCCAGGTCCAATCAAGGTTTCCTCGTCAGTCCAGCTGGGTGTGTTCAGGATGTCGGGTGTATCAGTCTCAGCATCGATGGAGCTCGGATAGCTCGTCGGACAAGTCGAAAGAGAAGCCGTATTATATCACAACGCCCATCTTTTACGTCAATGCTG CACCCCACATCGGCCACCTCTATACCATGGTCCTGGCCGACGTCCTCAAGCGATGGCAGCAGATCAatggcaaagaagccctCCTCTGTACTGGCACTGACGAGCACGGCATGAAGATTCAACAAGCAGCCGCAAAAGAGGGGATGCCGCCAAAGGAGTTCTGCGACAACAATGCcagcaagttcaaggaccTCGCAGAAGTCGCCAACATCTCTCACGACTTCTTTATCCGGACCACCGATGAGGACCATAAGAGTGTGGTGGAGCAGTTCTGGCTGCTTCTCAAGACTCGTGCTCCTGAAGGCCTGGGTTTGTACAAGGGACAGCATGAGGGTTGGTACTGTGTCAGTGATGAGTGCTTTTATCCCGAAGATCTGGTCCAGCCAAGTGTTGTGCCACAGACGGGACGCAAGATCATGGCCAGTATCGAAACGGGCAACGAGGTCGAATGGGTCACAGAAGATACCTGGTTCTTCCCTCTATCCAAGTacaaggagaagctgctcaagtTCTATGACGAGAACCCCGACTGGATCCAGCCAGCCCATCGGATGAACGAAGTGAGGAACTGGGTCGAGCACCACCTCGAGGATCTCTCCATCACCCGCCCAGCGTCGAGGCTGAGCTGGGGAATCAAGGACCCTGAAGACCCCTCCAACACCATCTACGTCTGGGTCGACGCCCTCATCAACTACATCACCAAAGCCGGCTTCGGCTCCAAGTGGCATGTCGACAGCGCCGACAAGGGTATCTGGCCAGCAGACGTCCAAGTCGTGGGCAAGGACATCATCCGCTTCCACGCCATCTACTGGCCCGCGCTGCTCATGGCCGTGGGCCTCCCTCTGCCGAAGAAGATTGTCTGCCATAACCACTGGACCATGTCGAACCGTAAAATGTCCAAGTCGCTCGGCAACGTCGTCAACCCCTTTTTCGCAGTTCAGCGATGGAACTTGGATCCCCTGCGGTACTTTCTCATGCGCAACGGTAGCTTCAAGGGCGACATGAGCTACGCAAACGATTTCATCATTGTCGCTTACGAGAAGGAGCTCCAGGCCAACATTGGCAACCTGTTTAACCGTATTTCTCGGAACAAGACTGGTAGATGGTCGACCCTTGAAGCTACAGAATTTGCTCGAGAGGGCAAGTTTAATGACATAGCTGGGTTGGCTGCGGAGGGTCCTGATTTGTTGAGTCTCGAGTCGACTTTGGAGACTGCGCCTGAAAAGATTCGcaacgagatggatgatATTAACCTGAGTGGTGCTCTCAGGGAGGTTTTTGAGCTTCTTCGAGAG ACCAACCGCTTCATCTCTGATACCGCCCCTTGGCACATGGTCAAGGATACAAGCCCGGATGCTCGAGTTCGTCTCAACTGGGTCATCTACCGGTCTGCCGAGGCCCTACGCATCGCAGGTATCATGCTCCAGCCCGTCATGCCGACCAAGGCGGGCGAGCTActggatggcctcggtgTCAAGCTAGAGAGACGCACCGTCGAGTTCGCGGCAAAGGGTGCTGATCTCGAGTATGGCGTTGCACCCCTTCAGCCCCAAAAGCTTGGCGACAGCGGCAAGAAGATTGACCCCAAGCCTAATGCGTGGGCGTCTCTGTTCCCTCCAGTATCGGGTATCGAGCTGCCAGACTATGAGGCTGTGACGGGACAGGCTGCGCCGGCAAAGGcgggcaagaccaagaaccGCCTGAGCCGGGTGGCTGCGTCTCtggctgaagaagctcgacagACTCCAGGCAACTGA
- a CDS encoding NTF2 domain-containing protein: MTLPDEDTQVRVASEAAEIFVTHYYQAVNKQSALLPFYINSSSRYPIPADISINGAVLSAPTDYSKLLEAQGQGAVYELESFDAHVVNPSFGMGAPENVYEGAKVEKNGGRMSILVNVMGKVQYGKGREAPQKMFHETFVLVPNWEAMVKNPPKGGWPRDVGQTSTTETALAAAARIFSTTGAAGVTKTQAVSRQAIKTKGVLNEDSTKANVSRKPRVKGA; encoded by the exons ATGACTCTCCCAGACGAGGATACTCAGGTGCGAGTCGCCAGCGAAG CCGCCGAGATCTTCGTCACCCACTACTACCAGGCCGTCAACAAACAGAGCGCGCTTCTCCCCTTCTACATCAACTCTTCCTCGCGGTACCCCATCCCCGCCGATATTTCCATCAACGGCGCCGTCCTCTCCGCACCCACCGACTACTCTAAACTCCTCGAggcccaaggccaaggcgcaGTCTACGAGCTAGAGTCCTTCGATGCGCACGTCGTCAACCCATCCTTCGGTATGGGCGCCCCCGAGAATGTCTACGAAGGCGCCAAGGTGGAGAAGAACGGAGGTCGCATGAGCATCCTGGTCAACGTCATGGGCAAGGTGCAGTACGGCAAGGGCAGGGAGGCGCCCCAAAAGATGTTTCACGAAACGTTTGTCCTGGTGCCCAACTGGGaggccatggtcaagaacCCGCCCAAGGGC GGATGGCCGCGGGACGTGGGACAGACATCGACGACAGAGACGGCGCTTGCCGCTGCTGCTAGGATCTTTTCGACTACTGGTGCTGCGGGTGTCACGAAGACACAGGCTGTGAGCCGACAGGCTATCAAGACGAAGGGCGTTTTGAACGAGGATtcgaccaaggccaacgTGTCGAGGAAGCCCAGAGTCAAGGGGGCTtaa